In Patescibacteria group bacterium, one genomic interval encodes:
- the rplO gene encoding 50S ribosomal protein L15: MELNLHTLKTFQKKKKRKRVGRGDASGHGSYSGRGQKGQKARSGGKRGIKIKALRKIWKKIPKHGGFKSKKKKPTIINLEEIEKNFLENEEVNPDSLFEKGLIKNQKEKIKILGQGKISKKLIFKAHAFSKSAEAAIKKAGGAIIKIQNSKFKIQN; the protein is encoded by the coding sequence ATGGAACTTAATTTACATACTCTCAAAACATTTCAGAAAAAGAAAAAAAGAAAAAGAGTAGGTCGAGGCGATGCCTCTGGCCATGGCAGTTATTCAGGACGAGGGCAAAAAGGTCAAAAGGCTCGTTCAGGTGGGAAAAGGGGTATCAAAATAAAGGCCCTGCGAAAAATTTGGAAAAAAATTCCCAAACACGGTGGTTTTAAAAGTAAAAAGAAAAAACCAACAATTATTAATTTAGAAGAGATAGAGAAAAATTTTTTAGAAAACGAAGAAGTTAATCCAGACAGTCTTTTTGAAAAAGGTTTAATCAAAAATCAAAAAGAAAAAATTAAAATTTTAGGTCAAGGGAAAATTTCGAAAAAATTGATTTTTAAAGCCCATGCTTTTTCTAAATCAGCTGAGGCGGCGATAAAGAAAGCAGGTGGGGCGATAATAAAAATTCAAAATTCAAAATTCAAAATTCAAAATTAA
- the rplN gene encoding 50S ribosomal protein L14: protein MIQHRSILNVADNTGAKKVMCIHVFGGYKKRMARLGDIITVVVKEAIPHRLVKKSDILHAVVVRTKKETRRRDGTYIRFDDNACVIIDKKTKEPKGTRIIGPVAKEVRERGFVKIISLAPEVI from the coding sequence ATGATTCAACATCGATCAATTTTAAATGTCGCTGATAATACCGGAGCAAAAAAGGTGATGTGTATTCATGTTTTTGGCGGCTACAAAAAGAGAATGGCTCGTCTAGGAGATATCATCACCGTTGTCGTCAAGGAAGCCATACCTCATCGTTTGGTTAAAAAAAGTGATATTTTACACGCTGTTGTTGTTCGCACCAAGAAAGAAACAAGAAGAAGAGATGGCACTTATATTCGTTTTGATGATAATGCCTGTGTTATTATTGATAAAAAAACTAAAGAACCTAAAGGAACAAGAATTATTGGTCCAGTGGCTAAAGAAGTAAGAGAAAGAGGTTTTGTCAAAATTATTTCTTTAGCTCCGGAGGTTATCTAA
- the rplE gene encoding 50S ribosomal protein L5, whose product MSRLKEIYKKEIVPKMKEIFGYKNDLVVPKLEKISINIGLGEAFKKKDPKIIETAKQTCFKITGQKPVETKVRKSIAGFKIRKNQVVGLKLTLRHEKMYDFLDKLINVVLPRTRDFKGIPLTAVDQQGNLSLGFREQLVFPEILPESVEKLHGLEVTIVTTARQREEGLTLLKLFGLPFKESL is encoded by the coding sequence ATGTCTAGATTAAAAGAAATTTATAAAAAAGAAATTGTACCAAAAATGAAAGAAATTTTTGGTTATAAGAATGATTTAGTCGTACCGAAACTAGAAAAAATTTCAATTAATATTGGTTTAGGAGAAGCTTTTAAGAAAAAAGATCCAAAAATAATTGAGACAGCCAAACAGACTTGTTTTAAAATAACGGGCCAAAAACCAGTTGAGACAAAAGTAAGGAAATCTATTGCCGGCTTTAAGATCAGAAAGAATCAGGTTGTTGGCCTGAAATTGACACTTCGTCATGAAAAAATGTATGATTTTTTAGATAAGTTAATTAACGTCGTCTTGCCTCGAACCCGTGATTTTAAAGGTATTCCTTTAACAGCCGTTGATCAACAAGGTAATCTTTCTTTAGGTTTTAGAGAACAGTTAGTTTTCCCTGAAATTTTACCAGAATCGGTTGAAAAACTACATGGTTTAGAAGTAACTATCGTTACAACAGCTCGGCAGAGAGAAGAAGGATTAACTTTACTAAAATTGTTTGGCCTTCCATTTAAAGAATCTCTCTAG
- the rpsQ gene encoding 30S ribosomal protein S17 — MSRKFQGIVVSDKMDKTIVVKVERIKKHPKYKKRYRVSKKFKVHDEKNEAKVGDKVIFEECRPLSKEKRWRLVEIKK, encoded by the coding sequence ATGAGCAGAAAATTTCAAGGCATAGTCGTTTCTGATAAAATGGATAAAACCATTGTTGTTAAAGTTGAGCGGATCAAAAAACATCCTAAATATAAAAAGAGATATCGCGTTTCAAAGAAATTTAAAGTTCATGATGAAAAAAACGAAGCAAAGGTTGGCGATAAGGTCATTTTTGAGGAATGTCGACCGCTTTCTAAAGAAAAAAGATGGAGATTAGTAGAAATTAAGAAATAA
- the rplF gene encoding 50S ribosomal protein L6 has translation MSRIGKKIIEIPQGVEVKIEDDFLVVKGQKGELREKMHPAIVLEIKDKFLQVKLKNPENKKERALWGTFQRIISNMVLGVSQGFEKKLELIGIGYRAEVLGNKLVLNVGFSHPVEFILPKNVEAKVEKNILTLFSIDKQLLGETAAQIRKIRKPEPYKGTGIRYFGELVRKKAGKKAVAAT, from the coding sequence ATGTCGCGTATTGGTAAAAAAATCATTGAAATTCCTCAAGGCGTTGAAGTAAAAATCGAAGACGATTTTCTTGTTGTTAAAGGGCAGAAGGGCGAGTTAAGAGAAAAAATGCATCCAGCCATTGTTTTAGAAATAAAAGATAAGTTTCTTCAGGTTAAATTGAAAAATCCTGAGAATAAAAAAGAAAGAGCGCTTTGGGGTACTTTTCAAAGAATTATTTCAAATATGGTTTTAGGTGTTAGCCAAGGTTTCGAAAAAAAACTGGAATTGATTGGTATTGGTTATCGAGCCGAAGTTTTAGGAAATAAATTGGTTTTAAATGTCGGTTTCTCTCATCCTGTTGAATTTATTTTACCCAAAAATGTTGAGGCAAAAGTTGAAAAAAATATTTTGACTCTCTTCAGTATTGATAAACAACTTCTTGGCGAAACAGCTGCTCAAATCAGAAAAATCAGGAAGCCAGAACCATATAAAGGCACAGGTATTAGATATTTTGGTGAATTGGTCAGGAAGAAGGCAGGTAAAAAAGCTGTCGCTGCCACCTAA
- the rpmC gene encoding 50S ribosomal protein L29, giving the protein MKINELQQKTKEELKKILSEQRDKLRSLRFDVVLKKIKNVREIRKIKKNIARILTILNKK; this is encoded by the coding sequence ATGAAAATTAACGAACTTCAGCAAAAGACAAAAGAGGAACTAAAAAAAATCCTTTCTGAACAAAGAGACAAACTCCGTTCATTAAGATTTGACGTTGTTTTAAAAAAAATTAAAAACGTTCGCGAAATAAGAAAGATTAAGAAAAATATCGCTAGAATTTTAACTATTTTAAATAAAAAATAA
- a CDS encoding type Z 30S ribosomal protein S14, with protein MTTKAQYVKSLKKPKYSTRKVRRCWRCGRRHGYMRDFDLCRICFRELASKGEIPGVRKASW; from the coding sequence ATGACTACCAAAGCTCAATACGTTAAATCATTGAAAAAACCCAAATATTCGACTCGTAAAGTTCGACGTTGTTGGCGTTGTGGCAGAAGACATGGTTATATGAGAGACTTCGATCTTTGTCGAATTTGTTTTAGAGAACTTGCTTCCAAAGGCGAAATCCCGGGTGTGAGAAAAGCCTCTTGGTAA
- the rpsH gene encoding 30S ribosomal protein S8, with amino-acid sequence MDPIADMFTKIRNSLAVRKTETFIPFSKIKLAIAKVLEKANFIQKVERLSLKEGKRKRKKEVLKITFKYKDGQPAIREIKRISKPGCRIYVKSKEIKKVKGGLGLYIISTSRGIMTGEEAAKRKLGGEVIGEVW; translated from the coding sequence ATGGATCCAATTGCAGACATGTTTACAAAAATTAGAAATAGCTTAGCCGTAAGAAAAACAGAAACCTTTATTCCATTTTCCAAAATTAAACTTGCCATTGCTAAAGTTTTAGAAAAAGCAAATTTTATTCAAAAAGTGGAAAGACTATCCCTTAAAGAAGGAAAGAGAAAAAGAAAAAAAGAAGTGTTGAAAATAACTTTTAAATATAAAGATGGTCAACCAGCCATTCGAGAAATTAAAAGAATTTCTAAACCAGGTTGCCGGATTTATGTTAAAAGCAAGGAAATAAAGAAGGTTAAAGGTGGCTTGGGTCTTTATATTATTTCCACCTCAAGAGGTATTATGACTGGCGAGGAGGCAGCAAAAAGAAAATTAGGCGGAGAGGTAATTGGTGAGGTTTGGTAA
- the rplR gene encoding 50S ribosomal protein L18, protein MNMKMKRKDQRKERRHRRVRAKIFGTKNRPRLSVFRSLKHIYAQIINDEVGNTLVAASDLEFRKSKPLVKSKKIKEEKGMKAGKIAVAYQVGKLIAEKALKKKIKKVVFDRGGFKYHGRIKALADGARDGGLVF, encoded by the coding sequence ATGAATATGAAAATGAAGAGAAAAGATCAAAGAAAAGAAAGACGTCATCGGCGGGTCAGAGCTAAAATTTTTGGGACAAAAAATCGTCCTCGACTTTCGGTTTTTCGAAGTTTAAAACATATTTATGCTCAAATTATTAATGATGAAGTAGGGAATACTTTAGTTGCGGCAAGTGATTTAGAATTCAGAAAGTCAAAACCGCTAGTTAAAAGTAAAAAAATAAAAGAAGAAAAAGGAATGAAAGCTGGAAAAATAGCCGTTGCTTACCAAGTAGGAAAATTGATTGCCGAAAAAGCTTTAAAAAAGAAAATCAAAAAAGTTGTTTTTGATCGAGGCGGTTTTAAATATCATGGCCGAATCAAGGCTCTAGCCGATGGAGCTAGAGATGGCGGATTAGTTTTTTAA
- the rplP gene encoding 50S ribosomal protein L16 — protein sequence MLAPKKTKYHKAQKGRKRKTGQASSRNYLAFGDFGLKTLETAWITDRQIEAARRAISKFIKKGGKIWLRIFPDKPITKKPPEVPMGGGKGSVDHWVAPVKAGTIIFEMTGLKEELAREAFRYASHKLPVKTKFIKK from the coding sequence ATGTTAGCTCCTAAAAAAACAAAATACCACAAAGCTCAGAAGGGTCGAAAAAGAAAGACTGGTCAAGCCTCAAGTAGAAATTATTTAGCCTTTGGTGATTTTGGTTTAAAAACATTAGAAACAGCCTGGATTACTGATCGTCAAATAGAAGCAGCGCGAAGGGCAATTAGCAAATTTATCAAAAAGGGTGGAAAAATTTGGTTAAGAATTTTTCCCGATAAACCGATCACTAAAAAACCTCCTGAAGTACCCATGGGTGGGGGGAAGGGGAGTGTTGATCACTGGGTGGCACCAGTCAAAGCTGGGACAATTATTTTTGAGATGACTGGTCTTAAAGAAGAATTAGCACGAGAAGCCTTCCGTTATGCTTCTCATAAACTACCTGTTAAAACAAAATTTATAAAAAAATAG
- the rpsE gene encoding 30S ribosomal protein S5 translates to MSKTKLPPVSLEEEFEQRLIDLARVTRVVAGGKRLRFRACVVIGNRAGKVGYGLAKGNDVAVAMEKAIRQAKKNIIEPVIVNETIPYEIREKFKAAKIILKPAAKGKGIKAGGAIRIILELAGIKNATAKILGSKNKINNVKATFKALEKMTKMK, encoded by the coding sequence ATGTCAAAAACAAAATTACCACCGGTTTCCTTAGAAGAAGAATTTGAACAAAGATTAATTGATTTAGCGAGGGTGACAAGAGTTGTAGCTGGCGGAAAGAGACTTCGTTTTCGCGCCTGTGTTGTTATTGGTAATAGAGCTGGTAAAGTTGGCTATGGTTTAGCCAAAGGAAATGATGTGGCCGTCGCCATGGAAAAGGCAATAAGGCAGGCAAAAAAAAATATCATCGAACCAGTCATTGTTAACGAGACTATTCCATACGAAATTCGAGAAAAATTTAAGGCGGCAAAAATTATTTTAAAACCAGCGGCTAAGGGCAAGGGTATCAAGGCTGGCGGAGCAATCCGAATAATTTTAGAGTTAGCTGGAATTAAAAATGCCACCGCTAAAATTCTTGGTTCAAAAAATAAAATTAATAACGTCAAGGCTACTTTTAAAGCTCTTGAAAAAATGACTAAAATGAAATAA
- the rplX gene encoding 50S ribosomal protein L24 — MAKIKKGDTVEIKIGKDKGKRGRVLKVWSKNKKIIVEGLNLVVKHVKPRREGEKGQRIKIPAPLYISKVMLVCPHCHRSTRVGFRIFENKKKARICKKCKEIISYV; from the coding sequence ATGGCAAAAATTAAAAAAGGTGACACCGTTGAAATAAAAATTGGTAAAGACAAAGGAAAAAGAGGAAGGGTTTTGAAAGTTTGGTCGAAAAATAAAAAAATTATTGTTGAAGGATTAAATTTGGTTGTTAAACATGTTAAACCTCGACGAGAAGGAGAAAAGGGTCAAAGAATTAAAATACCCGCACCACTTTATATTTCAAAAGTCATGCTTGTTTGTCCCCATTGTCATCGGTCAACGCGGGTTGGTTTTAGAATTTTTGAAAATAAAAAGAAAGCAAGAATTTGTAAAAAATGTAAAGAGATAATTTCCTATGTCTAG
- the secY gene encoding preprotein translocase subunit SecY: MAKTWEKIRTIWHYKDLRNAILYVLGMLAIFRIAAHIPLPGVNIEALKNFFAQNQVFGLLNILSGGAMERFSIVAMGVAPYITASIIFQLLTMVIPSLEALSKEGQTGYQKINQYTRIATVPLAALQAYALITLLSRSGQGIINLTGPKEYFLTIITLTAGTMFLMWLGELVSEKRVGNGISLLIFAGIVADLPTNLQRTLLTFEPAQIANLIVLIVLGVITIAGVVILNEGQRNIPVSYARRIRGMRMYGGTDTYLPLRVNQAGMIPIIFAISLILFPPLVGQFLSQVKNQAIATGGKLLVHLFQNQIFYGFLYFVLVVAFTYFYTSIIFKPDQIADHLQKQGGFVPGLRPGRNTAEYLSKISSRIMLAGALSLGIIAILPLITQGLLKISALTIGGASLLIVVSVVIETVKQIEAQIAMREYEK; this comes from the coding sequence ATGGCAAAAACCTGGGAAAAAATAAGAACAATTTGGCATTATAAAGATTTAAGAAATGCGATTTTATATGTTTTAGGCATGTTAGCAATTTTCAGAATAGCCGCTCATATCCCTTTACCCGGTGTCAATATCGAGGCCCTAAAGAATTTCTTTGCCCAAAATCAAGTTTTTGGTCTTTTAAACATTCTCTCTGGTGGCGCCATGGAACGCTTTTCCATTGTTGCCATGGGCGTAGCACCTTATATCACTGCCTCGATCATTTTTCAACTTTTAACCATGGTCATTCCTTCTCTTGAAGCTCTTTCTAAAGAAGGCCAGACTGGCTATCAAAAAATTAATCAATATACAAGAATTGCCACCGTACCTTTGGCCGCTCTGCAAGCTTATGCTTTAATTACTCTTTTAAGTCGAAGCGGTCAAGGCATTATTAATCTAACTGGACCAAAAGAATATTTTTTAACTATTATTACTTTAACGGCTGGCACGATGTTTCTGATGTGGCTGGGTGAGCTTGTTTCCGAAAAGAGGGTTGGGAATGGTATTTCTCTTTTGATTTTTGCTGGCATTGTCGCAGATTTACCAACCAATCTTCAAAGAACACTTCTTACTTTTGAGCCAGCCCAGATTGCTAATTTAATTGTTTTGATTGTTTTAGGAGTGATTACGATTGCCGGTGTAGTTATTTTGAACGAAGGTCAAAGAAACATTCCTGTTTCTTATGCCAGAAGAATTCGAGGGATGAGGATGTATGGTGGAACTGATACTTATCTACCTTTACGGGTCAACCAAGCTGGTATGATTCCTATTATTTTTGCTATTTCTTTAATTTTATTTCCACCTTTAGTTGGTCAATTTTTATCTCAAGTTAAAAACCAAGCCATTGCCACAGGCGGAAAATTATTGGTGCATCTTTTTCAAAACCAAATTTTTTATGGCTTTCTTTATTTTGTTCTCGTTGTGGCTTTTACTTATTTTTATACTTCGATTATTTTTAAACCCGATCAAATTGCTGATCATTTACAAAAGCAAGGTGGGTTTGTCCCAGGGTTACGTCCTGGCCGCAATACAGCTGAATATTTGTCAAAAATTAGTTCCAGAATTATGTTAGCCGGTGCTCTTTCTTTGGGCATAATTGCTATTTTGCCATTAATTACTCAAGGACTTCTGAAAATTAGTGCTTTGACCATTGGTGGCGCTTCACTTTTGATTGTCGTCAGTGTTGTTATTGAAACCGTTAAACAAATCGAGGCCCAGATTGCTATGAGGGAGTATGAGAAGTAG